The window CTTTTCTACAATTCTATTGGCGGAAATTTCAGTTAGCGACAAATTGAGAGTATCCAGATCAGCCAACAATTCTTCAGGTGAATAATACGAATAATCCGTCATTGTCTCAGTTGGCAAGCGGTGAATGATTAGATTTACATACTGACGCCAGGGTTCATCGTGATTTCGCTTGAGACATTCTTCTCCGGTGTTTCCCATGCGCTTTGCTAATTCAGCAATTTTAGTCAAGAAGCGATCAGACGGCATTTGCAATCTATCAGAGAGACTTAACTTTTTTATCAAGTTTGTTAATTCATTTTCGATTAATCGAATTGCTGTTGTTCTAAAAGTTTTGAGGGTATCCTCTGTTACCTGCGGAGTTACAAAAGGGTGACCATCTCTATCTACCCCTACCCAATTTCCAAATCCGAGGAGTGGGAAGTTTTTAGAGTCCTTGATTAAACTTGAATTAAATCCTAAATGCTTCCATGCAAATTTTAGTTTATCGTCAAGACCCGATAGCACATTTGGAAATACATTTTCTAAATAATGAAGGATATTATTTCTTTCCGAAATTACATCTGGCTTTTGTAAATAGATTTCTCCCGTTCTCCACAAACGCTCTAAGGATAATTTTATTTCTTCTCGGATCATTTCTTTTTCGGAGTTAGTCCACATTGAGTTTTCTAATTTTAAAAGATTCAAATACAAAACTCTGTGTTGATCTAAAACTGTAATTCTCTTTGCTTCCGTTGGATGGGCTGTTAAAACTATCTCGGAATAAATATTAGGCAACTGCTTTGAAATATCTTCCTGGGAAAATCCTTTTTCTTTTAAGTCGATTAACTTTTCTACCCAGAGTCCTTTTTGACCTTCTGCTCCTTTTTCGGTTTCGACTTTTCTTCTGTATTGGGCTGCGGCATTTTCTTCTACTATGTTTAAAAGTTGAAAGTAAAGTGATAATACCTGTGAAGTTTTTTCGGAACTCTGTGAATTTAACTGACTCAAATCTAATGAGCCTGATTCTACTTTTTCTAAAATGGAAAGCGCTTCCTTCTCATTTAGCTCAGTTAATACTTCCTTTAAACAGTTTAATGTGTATGTAAGGTCTTTTCTAATTTTCATAATCTCCCCTATCTTGGTTTTGTTAAATGTATTTATAATTTGTGAATTGCATCTCTGTTGAAAAACTTTGGTGCATTATTTTGACTGGGCTTTTTTATTCTTTGGGGTTTCTTTTTCTATAATAATGAAAAAAATCTTTGGAGATAATGAAATAATCCAAAAATAAAAGAAATGGAAGCCTTAGATGATTTCTATTCCGATTTCTTCACCATTGCAATTTACACCCAATTAGCCGCTTGATTTGTTTATTGGATAGAAAATTTGCTAGACTAAGAATGCAAACTTAAAAACCAAAAGAATCGAGATAAAAGAAAGTTAAGCAAGTTATCTGATTGCTAAGTGCTAAAAAAAGCACTTTATTCGATTTTCAGATTGCAATCATGTAAATAGCCTTTTTATCTGGAAAAATACAGGAGTATCGCAAATGACAAGTACGTTTCCGAAGGCGGTGTAGGTTTCCTATGTTCGAAGAAATTGATCAACTAAAGAAGCATTTAGACAAACTTCGTCCCTTAGATCCTCGTTTGGTGAAAAACCAGTTGGACGATTTAATTTTGCGTTGGACCTATCACTCGAATGCTATCGAAGGTAATACCCTTACTCTGCTGGAAACCAAGGTAGTATTGGAAAACGGAATTACGATTGGCGGTAAAACCTTACGAGAACATTTTGAGGCAATTAACCATCGAGAGGCGATTCTTTACCTCTTAGATATTATTCAAAAGAATGAACCATTTTCAGAGTGGCAAATTCGAAGTATCCACCAACTGATTTTGAAAAATATTGATGATGAACAAGCTGGGGGGTATAGAACTATGAATGTAACCATATCGGGGGCAAGTCATATTCCACCGGATCACAGTTTACTG is drawn from Leptospiraceae bacterium and contains these coding sequences:
- a CDS encoding Fic family protein: MFEEIDQLKKHLDKLRPLDPRLVKNQLDDLILRWTYHSNAIEGNTLTLLETKVVLENGITIGGKTLREHFEAINHREAILYLLDIIQKNEPFSEWQIRSIHQLILKNIDDEQAGGYRTMNVTISGASHIPPDHSLLIDKMSQLVDWYHSQANTLHPIERAAKIHADFVGIHPFSDGNGRTSRLLMNLELMKAGYLPCIITVESRLNYYQTLDDWITKKETRNFVQLIADAELDALKQYQRLLGF